From the genome of Blautia hydrogenotrophica DSM 10507:
TTCCACAGGTGTCTGAGCAGCAGGTGAGCCGCCATTACTCAGAGCTGTCAAAAAGAGCATATGGGGTGAATGACGGGTTCTATCCGCTAGGTTCCTGTACAATGAAATACAATCCCAAAGTAAATGAAGCTTTGGCAGCACTGCCCAGGTTTACACAGATACATCCATTGCAGCCTGCGCACACAGCACAGGGATGTCTGGAAGTGTTTGAATTGGCTGAGAAGAGACTGTGTGAACTGACTGGAATGGATGCCATGACCTTTCAGCCGGCAGCCGGAGCTCACGGAGAATTTACTGGACTACTCTTAATCAAAGCTTACCATGAAAGTAAGGGGGACTTTAGAAGAACGAAGATACTCGTGCCGGATTCTGCCCATGGGACCAATCCGGCCAGCGCAGTGATGGCAGGCTTTCAGACGGTGAATATTCCCTCTGACTCAGAGGGGTGTGTGGATTTGGAAAAGTTGAGGGAGGCTGTTGGTGAGGATACGGCTGGGCTGATGCTGACAAATCCGAATACCATGGGCATTTTTGACAAAAATATCCTACAAATCACAGAAATTGTGAAAAAGGCGGGAGGTTTGAATTACTATGATGGGGCAAATCTGAATGCAATCATGGGCTGGACCCGGCCAGGAGATATGGGATTTGATGTGGTCCATCTGAATCTACATAAGACCTTTTCTACTCCGCACGGGGGCGGGGGACCTGGCAGCGGGCCTGTGGGCTGCAAAGAATATCTATCTCAATTTCTGCCAGGCATGAAAAACGCAGCGGGTTGTCTTGCGGGAGGCAGTCAAAGTGTCGGTTCTGTGAAAACGTTTTATGGTAATTTTTTGGTGGTCGTGAAGGCTTTGGCATATCTGATGTCTTTAGGGGCGGATGGGATCAAAGAATCGTCTCTGAATGCCGTGTTAAACGCGAATTATCTAAAGAAAAAATTGGAAGCTTGCTACCCGATGGCTGTGGGTGGACTCTGTATGCATGAGTTTGTGATGGATTTGTCTGCTATGAAAGAAAAAATGGGAATCAGCGCAATGGATGTGGCAAAGGCGTTGCTGGATGCCGGGATTCATCCGCCCACGATGTATTTCCCGCTGATCGTCCACGAGGCGCTTATGGTGGAGCCCACAGAGACAGAGGGAAAAGAGACGTTGGATGAGGCGGCAGAGGCTTTTCGAGAAATTTTTGAAAAAGCGAAAACAGCCCCGGAAATGGTGCGGGAGGCGCCTGCGTCTGCGGTTGTGGGTAGGCCCGACGAAGTGAGAGCGGCCCGAACCCCCATTCTACGGTACAAAATGGCGGGAGCAGCAGAGCTGAGCGGTACAGAAAAATAGGATACGGTACCGCTGTGAAAAGGAGTAGATCTTAGAGCATAGGGGCTGCCAGACAGGAGGAAGAAGATGACGGAACGAATTGTTTACCTAGAGACGGACAGCACAGACCCATATGATAATCTGGCCTTGGAGGAGGCGCTGCTGGAAGAAGCAGCGCCTGGGAAGTGTATTTTGTACCTGTGGCAGAACCAAAATACAGTTGTGATAGGCAGAAATCAAAACTGTTGGAAAGAGTGTGCGGTGGAAGAGTTAGAACAAAGTGGCGGACATCTGGCGAGACGACTTTCAGGGGGAGGTGCTGTCTACCATGACCTGGGAAATTTAAATTTCACGTTTTTGGCTTCGAAGGAAGATTATCATTTGGGTAAGCAGATGGAAGTAATCCAAAGGGCTGTGAGGGCCTTTGGGCTGAATGCGCAGAAAAATGGAAGAAATGATTTGACGTTGGACGGAAAGAAATTTTCAGGCAACGCGTTTTATGAGGCGAAAGGAAAATGTTATCACCACGGGACCATCCTCATATCAGCGGACAAGGAGAAGGCCGCACGTTTTTTGAATGTAGATATGCAGAAGCTAAAGTCCAAAGGGGTGGAATCTGTCCGTTCCCGGATTGAAAATCTTCAGACCTATTGTCGGGATGTGACTGTGGAAAATATGAAACAAAGTCTCATCTATGCGTTTTCTCTGATTTATGGCTGCTGTCCTCAGAGGATGACGCAAGAAGAGCTCCCCAGAAGGAGAATTGAGGAGCTGGAAAGGAAATACCGTTCCTGGGAGTGGACGTATGGCAGAAAAATTCCATTCACGCATACCTTTTCTAGACGGTTTTCCTGGGGAGATTTTGAGTTACAGCTTCAGGTGGAGGCTGGGAGGATTGAGAACGTCAATGTGTTTTCTGACAGTTTAGACAGCCATATATACCGATTGGGAGAGAACCTTCGAGGAATAAAGTATGGGAAAGCAGAGATTCTCCAAGCCTTAGAGGCGGGAATGGAGAAAGCTGGTGTTTTTCAGGAGTGCAGAAGGGATATTATCGGACTGCTGGAAGCACAGATGTGGTAAAAACGTAACAGTTCAGCCAGTATCATTCGTAAATACTGAAATGGCGGGAGAAGAATGGTGAAGTCAAAAGAGCTTGTGACAGAGGCCGAAGGTCTCGCAGAAAACGGGAAAGGGCAGAGAGTCATCGGCCATCTTACAGATGTTTTTCGCAGAGAGTGTCCATTGTTCCAGATCTTGGTTGGGGTCTGCCAAATGGACGAGAAATATTTGCCTGGGCAGAAAGTAACTGCTCAGGTTTTTTCTGGCGCTTTTTAAGCTAAGACAGGGGAAAGGAGCGATCAGCACGTCTAGCTGCGGTGTGAGGTAGTGCAGAGTTTCATAGAGCTGATGGCTGGGGCGGGCATCCCCGGAGATAAAAATCGAGTGATTCTGCCACTGTATTAGTATACTGGAATGGACAAGTTTTGACTGTCCCATATGTTCTGTGGAAAGAAAATGCAGAAGAGTATCTCCATGTCCAAAAGAACAGACGTCAAGAAAAGGTTCTGTGAGGGAACTGCTAGTATACGAGGAAGAGAGTACCTTTTTGGGTACTTTTTTTGTTATATCTGAGTAACGATTTGCCTGGTTTTGGTCATTGGCAGTCTGCTGTGAAGCTGAAAGGAGAAACGAAGGGACGTAAAATTGACACTGGGGATGTAGAGACAGATAGGCCTCGATTTTCGATTTTTGATAGTGATCTTTGTGAGTGTGGGTAATCAAGAGTAAATCCAGAGATTTTGTACTTCCCATAAGCGGAAGGTATAACTCTTTTGGCATCTCACGGTAGGGCGCAATCTCAGTCTCCGTGAACAGATCAATACCAATTGACAGATGTCCCAATTTCAAAATGACTCCGGCGTTACTCACCGGCCACAGACAGGCTTCGTACATAACATTCTCTCCATTTTTACTCCGTAGGATCGCATTGCGGCGGAAACGAAGATGTTGCTGACGCAACCCGCCGCAGGCGGAGAATCCTGCGGGGCAGGATTCTTTTTTATGTTATAGGAAAGACCTTGTCACGCTGAAGCGTGAAAGCCCTTTCCTATAACATAAGCGCTCCACTAAGGATGCGCACGCCGCAATAAGGTAGTGCACCACAAGGCGGTGTTGCGGCGGCGCGCAAAGTGGGACGCGCCCTCAAAGATTGAGGGGATGGGGGAGTTAAAGTGGGCTTGCCCACTTTGTTCATTCTAAAATCCTATAATATGATATTTTTTTGACTGCCATTAAGCCAAGCTTGAATGTTGTCAAATACAATCTCCGCGCGCATCACCATGGATTCTTCGGAGGCAAATGCCACATGGGGAGTCACCAGAGCATTTTTGCTGTGCAGCAGAGGGTGTTTGGTGTCGAGCGGCGGTTCCTGCTCAAAGACGTCGATACCTGCTCCAGCCAACCGTCCTTCGTTCAATGCGTCTGCCAATGCCTGAGAATCTACGATCGGACCTCTGGCGGCGTTGATTAAAATCGCAGTGTTTTTCATCAGAGCCAGCCGTTCGCGGTTGATTAGACCGATGGTCTCAGGTGTCTGAGGGCAGTGAAGGGATACGATGTCAGAGGACTTCAGCAGTTCTTCCAGACCGACATAGGTCACACCCGGAACAGGATTTTTCTCAGGGTGTCGGCAGTATCCTAACACTTTGCAGCCGAAAGCGAGACAGAGCTGAGCAGTTCTTGCGCCGATGGCGCCGACCCCGATAATTCCCACAGTTTTGCCTTTCAGTTCGCGTCCAACCAGGCCGTCCTTGGTGGAACCCTGGCGGCATCTTGCCTCCACCTGGGGAACATTGCGCAGAAGAGAAAGCATCATGCAGAGTGTCAGTTCCGCGACAGATTCGTTGGAATAGCCGGAAGCGTTGCTGACTGCGACCCCTCTTTCTTTTGCAGCCTCTAGGTCTACATGGTCCACACCAGTGAAGGCCACGTCAATGAATTTCAGGTTTTTGCAGCCGCGAATGACCTCACCGGACAGAGGCATGTTGGCAATCATGAGGATGTCGGCATCCTTGGCTCGCTCCAACTGTACAGCGGGAGAGGTGTCTTTTTCGTAGGCCGCGAATTCATGGCCTTGTGAGCGAAGTGTATTGGCATAGTTTTCGAGAACTTCCTGGGAGATACCCAGAGATTCCAGTAAGACGATTTTCATAGATGGTTCTTCCTTTCTTTCATATAGCAGTGAACTTGCGCTTATACAAGTCTCTCTCTAGTGTAATCTATTACAGTGTAAAAGTCATTGTACAAAATAGACAAAAAGGAAAATTTAATTGGCGGTCTCATCCAATGAAATTCACATACTCATTTCATAAAATGAAATGGAAAATAGGAGGAGTCTGACCTTTGAGCGCAGTGTGCCATTCGGACAACGTCTGAGATACATCATGTGAACAGTTAGAAGGGAAAGGATGGATGAAATGATACTGAGAGATTTACTGAAAGAGAAGACACTGAGAGACTTGGTGGTAATTAATGAAAAGGCGGACCTAGACCGGGTTGTGTCAACGGTGGAATCCACAGAGACACCGGATGTGGTTGCGTATGTGCCGCCGCACACCCTGCTGCTGACGACTGCGATGGCGTACCAAAACTGCCAAGGAGAGCTATGTAAACTCATAGTCAGTTTAAACCAGCTTCCTTGTGCGGGAATGGCGATTAAAATTGGGAGATTCATCGGTGAACTGGAACCACAGGTGGTACAGGTGGCGGACGAACTGGGATTTCCGCTGCTACAGATTCCAATGTATCAGACGTTGGGAGAAGTCTATCACCACATGCTGGCTTATATATGGGACAACGAGAATGAGGATCTTTTGTATGCTTTGAACATACAGAAAAGGTTTTACAATCTGGTTTTGCAGAATGCTTCTTTGAATAAGCTGCTGAGTAATTTAGGAATGGCTTTGAAACAGCCAATCTTTATTTTTGATTTGTTTGGGAGTCTTCGTGGTTCTAGCAATGCCACGAAGCAGGAGGAGAGAATGGCGGAAAATTCTTTTTCCATGATGGTGGGGGAGCTGCTGGCTCAGGATGAGACGGCGGCAGGAGAAGAAAATAAGGGGGTGAGAGATTACTCGATCTACCCGATTCGCGCTGCCAGCTATAACACTCATTATCTGATGATTTTAGAGACAGAGAAGAGGATGAATACAGTGTCCAGTTTTGTGCTGGAACAGGTGCTACTTATTTTTGGAATGTATTTTTATAAAGATTTTTATCTCTGTTATAACGAAATACAACAAAGAGAATCCTTTTGGTGTCGTTTAACAGAACAGAAGAAAAAGGATGCCGGGGAGAGTCAGAATCTTTTGTTGGAGGGAAAGGAACTGGGAATCAAGAAGTGTTCTTATTATCAGGTAATCATAGGAAGACTATCTCAGATGGAGGGCAGGCGCTTTCACACACCCAAATTTATGAAAAAAGAAGAACAATATATTTTGATTTATGAGTGGCTGAAAGAACAGTTGGAGGGAGTTTATCACAGAGAAGTTCTAGTATTTCCCGACACAACCAGTTGGAGCTATATCTTTTTGGTGCAGGAGAGAAGACATATGGCGGAGGAAAATATGAGGCAGCTTCACCAGTATCTATGGCAGGTGATGGGATTGCAATTGGAATTCTCCTGCGGAAATGAGGTATATGAGTTAGAGACGTTAAGTAACTCTTATTGGAAAGCGAAGGCTAGTTTCCACAATGGAGAGCTGAAAAATGGCGTCGATTATATCCACCATTACAAACCTCAAAATATCTTAGAGTTGTTAAAAAGTCTGTCTGATAATCAAATCCAAGATGTCTGTGTGCAAATTTTAAAGAGTCTTGCCTATCCCCAGGATGAAATGTCGTTGGAGCTGCGTAAAACGCTGAAAACTTATCTGGACTGTCATTGCAGTATCATTGAGACTGCCAATTTACTGTTTGTTCATCGAAACACAATTCGGTACAGAATCAAACGGTGTGAAGAGATTTTGGAGAATGATCTGAGAGACCCGGATTACTGTTTTCAGGTACAGCTATGTCTGGTATTTACCGATAAGTGTTAGGATTGCGCCTGTAATTGTCTGAAAAATAATAGATAAATGACATAAATATGTTAAAAGCACAAAAGTTAAAAATATTTTGTGCCAATGGTCCATATAAAACGAAAAAGGTATAGACTATAATTTTTTTTAAGTTAACACAGTGTAGCAAAGAAAAAAAAGGAAGCGAGAAGGAATGGGAAGTACGATGAACAAAGAAAAATTCATGGACATCTATAACCGTATGGTTATGATTCGAAAGTTCGAGGAAAAAGCAGGTACTATTTTTTCTCAGGGACAACTGGCTGGATTTCTCCATTTATATATTGGAGAAGAGGCAGTCGGTGCAGGCGTGTGTGCGGCCCTGAATGATGATGACTATATTGTCAGCACACACCGTGGCCATGGTCATTTGATCGCCAAAGGCGGTGACGTGAACAAAATTATGGCGGAGCTTTTCGGAAAGAGTACTGGCTACTGCAAGGGAAAAGGTGGCTCCATGCACGTGGCAGATTTTTCTAAAGGAATGCTGGGAGCTTGCGGAATCGTGGGTGGCGGAATCCCCATTGCAGTAGGGGCAGCGTTGACGATTAAACGAAAACACACCAATCAGGTCGCTGTGACGTTTTTTGGAGATGGGGCTTCCAATGAGGGGAGTTTCCATGAGTCTATCAACTTTGCGGCGGCACAGAATCTGCCCGTGATTTTCCTGGTGGAAAACAACGGCTACGGGGAGTTCACGCCTCAGAACAGATCGACGCGAATTGAAAATATAGCGGACCGTGCGGCGGGGTACGGAATTCCAGGAGTGATCGTGGATGGAATGGATGCAGTGGCAGTCTATGAGACCACAAAAGAATGGGTAGAGAAGCTCAGAAATGGGGAAGGACCGGTACTTATTGAGGCGAAGACGCACAGAAAAGTAGGGCACTCTGAGGGAGAGAGCGCATTTTTGGACGGACAGACTTACCGTCTCCCAGAGGAGGAGAAAATCGCGATGGAGACTTGTCCCATTGAGAATCTGAAGAAATACCTGCTAGATCATGATTTGGCACAAAAAGAAGAGCTAGAAGAGGTGGAAAGAGCTGCCCAGGAAAAGATCGAGGCAGCTGTGGAGTACGCGAAGAACAGTCCATTCCCCACAGAAGAGGACTTGTACACAGATACATGGGTTTGAGGTGAGTGAGATGAGAAAATATTATATTAGAGCCGTACAGGAGGCTTTGTTTGAGGAGATGGCCCGTGATGACACGACGTTTCTCATGGGGGAAGATGTAAGAATTGGCTGTTTTGCGGCCACAAGAGGACTTTGTCAGGAGTTCGGGGAAGAGAGAGTGATTGACACACCGATTTCAGAGCTGGCTGTGGCCGGAGCGGGAGTAGGAGCGGCAGCGACTGGCTCGAGGCCGATCGTAGATTTGATGTTTGGACAGTTTCTGATGCTGGCCTATGACCAGGTCTCCAATCAGGCCAACGCGATGCGTTATATGTTCGGCGGCCAGACAAAAGTGCCGATTACTTATTTGGTTCAGAATGGAACTGGCCCTTGTGTAGGTCCGCATCATAGTAACTCCGTACACCCGATGTTTATGAATATTCCTCTGGTAAAAGTGGTAATGCCCAGTTGTCCAAAGGATGCGAAGGGACTTTTGAAGTCTTCGATACGGGATGACAACCCTGTGATCTTTTTCAATCACACTTCTATAGGTGGAATGAAGGGAGAAGTTCCGGAGGGTGAGTTTACAATTCCTCTGGGAAAAGGGGAGATTAAGAAAGAGGGCAGTGATATTACGCTTTGCGCGGTCGGACTGATGGTGAATACCTGCCTGAAAGCGGCGGCTAAATTGGAGAAAGAAGGAATTCACGCGGAAGTGGTGGATTTGCGGACTTTGAAGCCTTGGGATAAGGAATTGGTTCTGGAGAGTGTGAGAAAGACAGGAAGATTTCTGGCAGTGGATGAAAGCTATCATACCTGCGGCGCAGGAGCGGAGTGGGTGGCAACGGTGGCGGAAGAAGGCTTCCACGACCTGAAGTGCCCAGCTTCCCGGCTGGATGGAGTGGAGATTCCGATTCCTTTTAGCCCGGCACTTCAAAAATATGCAGTTCCCAGTGTGGAGACGATTCAGGCAAAAGTAAAAGAGATGATTCAAAAGTAAGTGGAAATGAGGGAATAAAGATGGCAAAAACACCGGTATATATGCCGAAATTTGGTATGACCATGATGGCGGCAGAAATCATGGAATGGTATGTAGAACAAGGGGAGGAAATCACCCAGGGAGATCCCCTGCTCTCCATAGAGACAGAGAAGACGACGGTAGACATTGAGGCTCCCTGCAACGGGTATTTGACGAATCCCTTGTATGAGGTAGGAGAAGAAGTAGAAGTTGGAACAATTCTGGTCTATGTGGCGGATACAGAGGAAGAGGCTGCTGAGGGGACAGAGGTTCAGGAGAATATGCAGGCTCAGGAGGAGACGAAAGAGCCTGATCTTCAGCCAGGAAAAGAGCTTTCTAAAATTCGCAGGACGATTGCTGATAATATGAAATCTAGTTTGCAAAAGACGGCTCAGCTCACCTTGCTGCGCACAATTCGAGTGGACAAGCTGGCAGAATATAAAGCAGGACTGACGGGAGTCTCCTACAATGACCTGTTGGTGAAAGCACTGGCAAAGGCGCTGTCAGTGTATCCGAAAGCATGTGTGCAATTGGCAGATGGGCGTGCGATAGAACAGAACAACATGGACATTGGATTGGCAGTGGCGATGGAGGAAGGACTGATTGTTCCTGTGATCCGCGGTGCGGATAAACTCTGCCTGGAAGACGTTGCGAAGGAACGCAAAAACTTAGTGAAGGCAGCTAGAGATGGCAGTCTGCTGCCAGAACAGACAGGAAACGCAGTAGCTACCCTGACGAATTTGGGACCACAGAACGTGGATTTCTTTACACCAATTCTGAATTTCCCTGAGACAGTGATTCTGGGAGTGGGAAGAATGAATACGGTGCCGTGGGTGGAGGACGATAAGATCACTACGGCAAAAACTATTGGTTTCAGCCTGACCTTTGACCATCAGGTATTGGATGGAAAAGACGCGGCAGAACTCCTAGAAGAATTTGCGAAGGTGTTGGAACACCCATCTTCTTTAAGTGAATAGAAGGAGCCGAGATAAGGAAATGGCGCAGGATTACTGCGCCATCGGTGTATACGAAAGTATGCAAACACTCCGTAGGATTCTTTTTTATATGAAAGGGGGAGGTTTATGAACGGCAGCAAGGAAAATTTGCTGGAGATGCACCATATCACAAAACGCTTTGCAAAGATTGTGGCAAACGATGATGTGAGCTTGGAAATACGCAAAGGAGAGATTCACGCATTGTTGGGTGAGAACGGTGCAGGAAAGTCGACTTTGATGAACATGCTGTACGGTTTGCTGAAACGGGATGAAGGCACAATTATCTGGAAGGGAAAAGAAGTCACAGTACATTCCCCAGCTGAGGCCATAGAGCTTGGAATTGGCATGATTCATCAACATTTTCAATTGGTGGAAAAATTTACAGTTTTGGAGAATATTATTCTGGGGAGAAAGGAAGGCAAATTTATAGAGCTTCCTCTAGATGAGGCAGAGAAGAGAGTTCTGAGTCTGTCAAAGGAATATGGGCTGGACATTAAGACCAGAGCAGTGATTGAAAATCTAGCGGTGGGAGAGCAGCAGAAAGTGGAGATTGTGAAGGCACTGTATCGGGGGTCAGACTTACTGATTATGGACGAGCCCACTGCGGTACTCACACCGCAAGAAGTCACAAAATTGTTTGAAATCTTAAACCGTCTGCGCAGGGAAGGAAAATCCATTATCTTTATCAGTCACAAACTCCCGGAAGTCTTAGAGTTGTGCGACCGGATTTCTATCATGCGCGACGGAAAAATGATACGGACTTTGGACAACACGCCGGATTTGGATTCCAGGCAGCTGGCCGCCTACATGGTGGGAAGAGATATCAATCTTCAGGTGGAGAAATCCAAGTGTGAGCCTGGGGAAGTGGTGTTGAAGCTGGAACATGTCTGTGCAGACCCAGTCTTTGAGTCTTCAGGAGTAAAGGATATCTCTCTGGAGCTGAGAAGAGGAGAGATTCTGGGAATAGCGGGCGTGGATGGAAATGGGCAGGAAGATCTTTCAGAACTGATTATGGGACTTCGCAGGCTGACCAGCGGGAAAATTACAGTTCTAGGAAAGGATGTCAGCAAATACAACACGAAGAAAATGCGGAAAATGCCCATCGGCTACATACCGGCTGACCGTAATCATGCGGCCTTGGTATTGGACTTTTCTCTTCAGCAGAATGTGGCATTGAATCATCCAGACCAGCCGCCATACGGGAATCGCTGGGTGATGAATCACAGGAAGATCACACAGGTTACAGAAGAAAAATTAAGACAGTTTCACGTGGCGGCTTCAGGGCCAGCAGAGCAGGCGAGGAATCTAAGCGGCGGCAACCAGCAAAAGGTGGTTCTGGCCAGAGAGGTAGGAGAGAAGGTGGATTTGATTATCGCAGTCTATCCGACACGAGGGCTGGACATCGACGCGACTCATTTTGTGTTTGATACCATGTTGAAAGCCAGAGATGAGGGGGCAGCAGTCCTCTACATTTCCACGGAACTGGAGGAGATACTCAGCGTCAGTGACAGAATTGGTGTTCTCTACGAAGGTACTCTGATGGGAATTATCCCAGGAGAGGGAGCGCAAGTGGAGAAAATCGGACTGATGATGGCGGGAGAGCAGGTGGCAGAATGAAAGATAAGAGAAAAAAGAAATCGGTGTTGGACGTAGTCTTGGATATGATGCCTGTCATCGGTGCAGTGATCGGGATGGCGATCGGGGCGATTTTCGTCATGCTGTGGGGCATACATCCTGCTACCTTCTTTTCAGAATTGATAAAAGGCGCTTTCGGAGGAAAGCTAGAGATTGGAAGTACTTTAAACTGTGCAGTACCTCTCTTAATTGCAGGAACAGGAACAGCGATTGCGTTTCGGGCAGGTGCAAACAATATTGGACAGGAAGGCCAGTTATTTGTGGGCGGTCTGGCTGCGGCGACGATTGCTTTGATGATGCCGAGTCTTCCAAGGGCGCTTGGAATTCCAGCAATATTAGTTCTCTCTTTTGTGTTTGGTATGGCCTTTGCGGGGATTGCGGTTTTATTCCGACTGTTTAAGGGGGTCAATGAGCTGCTGATTACGTTGCTGTTGAACTACATAGGTAGTTATTTGATCTCAGCTATGGTCAATGGACCATTCCAGTCTTCCACCAATGTGAGTTTTCCACAGACGGACACATTCGGGGAACAGTTTTTGCTAAAAAACTGGCCGCAGATGGGGTATGTACATAGTGGTATCTTCATTGCAATTGTGGTCATCGCTATTTTCGGCTATTTCCTCTGGTATACCCCAATGGGAATGCGGATTCGTTCGGCGGGACTTTCGCCTATGGCGTGTAAGACTGCAGGAAATAATCCGACGATATTATTCGTGGCGGCGATGCTGATCAGTGGTGGTCTGTGTGGTATGGCAGGAAGTATCGAAGTAATCGGAAAGAGCGATTGTCTGAGACAGGGATTTGGCACGAATTTAGGTTTTGATTCCTTGGCTGTGGCGCTTTTGGGCGGCACGAATCCTTTCGGGGTGCTCCCAGCAGGTTTATTCTTTGGTGCCCTTCGTGCCGGAATGCAGACGATGCAGCGCTCCTTGGGAATTCCCAGTGCTCTGCTGGACTTGATTAAAGGTTCCATTATGATTTCCATCATGGTGGGAAATGCGGTCAAGCTGCATGTCCGCACAAAAGGTTACAAGAAGAAAAAAGAAAAGACCGTGAAAACGGTTTCCAATGAGACATCCTGTTAAGGGTATACTCTCGGAAATCTGGGCACAAAGAGATTCCGGGAGTACCTAAGGAGCGAAAGGAGGATAACTGTATTGGATATCAGTGTACTAGTAGAATATTTAAACTCGACGATTCGAATTTCTGTGCCGATTATTTTGATTGCGGTGGGTGTCTGTTACTCAGAGAAGTCCGGAGTGTACGCCATGGGCTCGGAAGGGTTTATGCTGATCTCCGCATTCACCAGTGTGGTGATGATGATCGGGACGGA
Proteins encoded in this window:
- a CDS encoding ABC transporter ATP-binding protein; this translates as MNGSKENLLEMHHITKRFAKIVANDDVSLEIRKGEIHALLGENGAGKSTLMNMLYGLLKRDEGTIIWKGKEVTVHSPAEAIELGIGMIHQHFQLVEKFTVLENIILGRKEGKFIELPLDEAEKRVLSLSKEYGLDIKTRAVIENLAVGEQQKVEIVKALYRGSDLLIMDEPTAVLTPQEVTKLFEILNRLRREGKSIIFISHKLPEVLELCDRISIMRDGKMIRTLDNTPDLDSRQLAAYMVGRDINLQVEKSKCEPGEVVLKLEHVCADPVFESSGVKDISLELRRGEILGIAGVDGNGQEDLSELIMGLRRLTSGKITVLGKDVSKYNTKKMRKMPIGYIPADRNHAALVLDFSLQQNVALNHPDQPPYGNRWVMNHRKITQVTEEKLRQFHVAASGPAEQARNLSGGNQQKVVLAREVGEKVDLIIAVYPTRGLDIDATHFVFDTMLKARDEGAAVLYISTELEEILSVSDRIGVLYEGTLMGIIPGEGAQVEKIGLMMAGEQVAE
- a CDS encoding ABC transporter permease, translated to MKDKRKKKSVLDVVLDMMPVIGAVIGMAIGAIFVMLWGIHPATFFSELIKGAFGGKLEIGSTLNCAVPLLIAGTGTAIAFRAGANNIGQEGQLFVGGLAAATIALMMPSLPRALGIPAILVLSFVFGMAFAGIAVLFRLFKGVNELLITLLLNYIGSYLISAMVNGPFQSSTNVSFPQTDTFGEQFLLKNWPQMGYVHSGIFIAIVVIAIFGYFLWYTPMGMRIRSAGLSPMACKTAGNNPTILFVAAMLISGGLCGMAGSIEVIGKSDCLRQGFGTNLGFDSLAVALLGGTNPFGVLPAGLFFGALRAGMQTMQRSLGIPSALLDLIKGSIMISIMVGNAVKLHVRTKGYKKKKEKTVKTVSNETSC